The Leptospira levettii genome has a segment encoding these proteins:
- a CDS encoding TIGR04282 family arsenosugar biosynthesis glycosyltransferase, producing the protein MKTRLARTLGDQTTLNIYQNLLQITQDITSKLNISKTVYWDQIPNHTNIYFQDGYSFKVQSQGDLGKKMKDAFREEFDESFGKILIIGTDCPYLTKEIFEDAYRALEKSNIVIGPAKDGGYYLLGMNRFYPSLFEGIPWSTELVFDLTIKKIKELNLTFSVLPALNDIDTEKDWSEWVAKINQ; encoded by the coding sequence GTGAAAACTCGCTTAGCGAGGACACTTGGTGATCAAACTACCTTAAATATCTATCAAAATTTATTACAAATCACTCAGGACATCACATCCAAACTAAACATTTCGAAAACAGTTTATTGGGACCAAATTCCAAATCATACAAATATATATTTTCAGGATGGGTATTCCTTCAAGGTACAATCCCAAGGTGACCTTGGTAAAAAAATGAAGGATGCTTTTCGGGAAGAGTTTGATGAGTCATTTGGTAAAATTTTGATCATTGGAACAGATTGTCCCTATTTAACAAAAGAAATTTTTGAAGATGCATACCGTGCATTAGAAAAGTCTAATATTGTCATAGGTCCAGCAAAAGATGGAGGATATTATTTATTGGGTATGAATCGGTTCTATCCCTCTTTGTTTGAAGGAATTCCTTGGAGTACGGAATTGGTGTTCGATTTGACCATCAAAAAAATAAAGGAACTCAATCTTACTTTCTCAGTTTTACCAGCATTAAATGATATTGATACTGAGAAAGATTGGTCAGAATGGGTAGCGAAAATTAACCAATAG
- a CDS encoding DUF971 domain-containing protein: protein MNSQLATFPKEISFDDDYLYIEWKDGHGSKYSLLDLRKKCPCATCRGGHGGKVGQATGHIDSIKLISWTKVGRYAISIVWSDYHNTGIYSYDHLRAYAEGNSGAFD, encoded by the coding sequence ATGAATTCACAACTTGCTACCTTCCCAAAAGAAATTTCTTTCGACGACGACTACCTCTATATCGAGTGGAAAGATGGGCATGGAAGCAAATACTCGTTGTTAGACCTACGTAAAAAATGTCCCTGTGCGACTTGCCGGGGTGGTCATGGCGGGAAAGTGGGGCAAGCCACTGGCCATATAGACTCCATCAAACTCATCTCTTGGACCAAAGTAGGTCGGTATGCGATTTCTATCGTATGGAGTGACTACCACAATACGGGAATTTATTCCTATGACCATTTACGAGCCTACGCTGAGGGAAATTCCGGCGCCTTTGACTGA
- a CDS encoding polyketide cyclase/dehydrase and lipid transport yields MIETKVETIIQKPVAEVFAYVRNMENQIYYNNSIHEAKATNQDATEYKIQIDLGIFKLNETYKINEVVENKLIVASCTANGMKFTDRYEFSENGTFCSVSVTDRMELKGLFQLSEGLVKMNLKSQMIENLKSLKKILES; encoded by the coding sequence ATGATAGAAACAAAAGTAGAAACAATCATTCAAAAACCGGTTGCCGAAGTATTTGCATATGTTCGCAACATGGAAAATCAAATTTATTATAACAATAGCATACACGAAGCAAAGGCAACAAATCAAGACGCTACAGAATACAAAATCCAAATTGATTTGGGAATCTTCAAATTAAACGAAACTTATAAAATTAACGAAGTTGTGGAAAACAAATTGATTGTGGCAAGTTGCACAGCAAATGGTATGAAATTCACTGATCGATATGAATTTTCTGAGAATGGTACTTTTTGTTCAGTCAGTGTAACAGACAGGATGGAACTAAAAGGCCTATTCCAATTGAGTGAAGGCCTTGTCAAAATGAATCTTAAATCACAAATGATAGAGAATCTAAAGTCTTTAAAAAAAATTTTAGAATCTTAA
- the lpxD gene encoding UDP-3-O-(3-hydroxymyristoyl)glucosamine N-acyltransferase, with protein sequence MKLKELAERLNAKFTGNGELEVNGIKDLEHHTAVDPNSIYYVASKKYLNKHQKASDVKIALTIDSLASTFPNTIIVPEEGSKVKFIQVISLFEKKPSIQSSVSGKASIHPSAKIGKNVTIMDFVVIQENVIVGDNVVLYPNVVLEPNVEVGDDTVIKSGVVIYYNCKIGKRNLIHSNTVIGADGFGFYDYAGVRYKVPQIGNVIIGDDVEMGAHCTVDRAALESTTIGNFTKFDDHVHVGHNCRVGNYVYIAGATVLAGSVTIEDGCFLAGQSAVAEHLTMKKGSILLGLSGLTEDSKEKTAYFGIPARPALEMHRIHSSLPLLPELVKDHAKRKNSEK encoded by the coding sequence ATGAAACTGAAAGAGTTAGCAGAACGTTTAAATGCCAAATTCACTGGTAATGGTGAATTGGAAGTAAATGGCATAAAAGACTTAGAACATCATACGGCAGTTGATCCGAATAGCATCTATTATGTGGCCTCAAAAAAGTATTTAAATAAACATCAAAAAGCAAGTGATGTTAAAATTGCTCTGACGATTGATTCGTTAGCATCAACATTTCCCAATACTATCATTGTTCCCGAAGAAGGATCTAAAGTAAAATTCATTCAAGTGATTTCATTATTTGAGAAAAAACCCAGTATTCAATCTTCTGTTTCTGGCAAAGCAAGTATCCATCCAAGTGCTAAGATTGGGAAAAATGTAACGATCATGGATTTTGTTGTCATCCAAGAGAATGTTATTGTCGGAGATAATGTTGTATTGTATCCAAATGTTGTATTAGAACCAAATGTAGAAGTTGGAGATGATACAGTTATCAAGTCTGGTGTTGTCATTTATTATAATTGCAAAATAGGAAAAAGAAATTTGATTCATTCAAATACTGTCATTGGCGCCGATGGATTTGGGTTTTATGATTATGCGGGTGTTCGTTACAAAGTTCCTCAAATTGGAAATGTAATTATAGGTGATGATGTGGAGATGGGTGCACACTGTACGGTAGATAGAGCTGCCTTAGAATCCACAACCATAGGTAATTTTACCAAATTTGATGACCATGTTCATGTTGGTCATAATTGCCGAGTTGGGAATTATGTTTATATTGCAGGTGCAACAGTGTTAGCTGGATCTGTTACTATCGAAGATGGATGTTTTTTGGCAGGACAATCCGCAGTCGCAGAACACCTAACGATGAAAAAAGGATCTATTCTTTTGGGGTTATCTGGACTAACGGAAGATTCAAAGGAAAAAACTGCATATTTCGGAATTCCTGCAAGGCCCGCCCTTGAAATGCATAGGATTCATAGTTCATTACCTTTATTACCAGAACTTGTAAAAGACCATGCAAAACGTAAAAACTCTGAAAAGTGA
- a CDS encoding glycosyltransferase family 2 protein: protein MQNEEENNLLCIIPARDEEEGIERALVGLIQNSGLSSKSFLVVNNASKDGTSSIVNRMGIKVLDCPQIGYGNACLLALDWIQKNQLHPKYILFCDADGSDDPNDIQTLIQTISETNSDLVIGSRTIGNAEVGSLSPIQIFGNALTCFLIRVFFRRRYTDMGPLRIIKYQSLQTLGMKDRTWGWNIEMHIKALQKNMKVIEIPVQYRKRIAGVSKISGTLSMSLRVGSKILFTFFKLLIFGK from the coding sequence ATGCAGAACGAAGAGGAGAATAATTTACTTTGTATCATTCCAGCACGGGATGAAGAGGAAGGGATTGAGCGGGCATTAGTTGGTCTGATCCAAAATTCAGGATTATCATCCAAAAGTTTTCTTGTTGTGAACAACGCCTCAAAGGATGGAACATCCTCCATCGTCAATCGAATGGGTATCAAAGTTTTGGACTGTCCTCAAATCGGATATGGAAATGCTTGTCTTCTTGCTTTAGATTGGATCCAAAAAAATCAATTACATCCAAAATATATTCTTTTTTGTGATGCAGATGGATCAGATGATCCAAATGACATCCAAACCCTCATCCAGACTATCAGCGAAACAAATTCTGATTTAGTGATTGGTTCAAGGACAATCGGAAATGCAGAGGTAGGATCCCTTTCTCCCATTCAAATTTTTGGCAATGCCTTAACATGTTTTCTCATTCGAGTGTTTTTTAGGAGGCGTTACACAGATATGGGACCACTTAGGATCATCAAATACCAATCCTTACAAACACTTGGAATGAAAGATAGAACTTGGGGTTGGAACATTGAGATGCATATCAAAGCCTTACAAAAAAATATGAAGGTAATAGAAATCCCTGTACAGTATCGAAAACGGATTGCTGGAGTTTCCAAAATCTCAGGGACTCTCTCTATGTCACTTAGAGTCGGGAGTAAAATTCTTTTTACATTTTTTAAATTACTAATTTTTGGTAAGTGA
- a CDS encoding cytochrome c family protein: MKQYFKLFLFISVTIIIGYYLYEIQREVPIEEVFPGKNWAKPILTLPDLKGVGAPTAKNCGNCHTEIYEEWKLSTHANALSDVQFQSELAKSSSPKWICLNCHIPVQNQREMITIALRGGNYFKPIEVPNPNFNPEMKEEAITCATCHVRVDEKSNQSYVIGGSGGTSPPHPVQINPEFLKNRCNDCHNETYTLNQSLVCSFQTGTELKNNGSDKSCVSCHLPEVKRSFVKHSLHRPVRVAHRHGFIGGGVPKRFDLYKEQIRLGYKPGLVLSDFKWQNGNIHLRLQNQNANHHVTSGDPERFYRFVIEGIDQFGNVIYKNESKIGQEWEWSPKAKKISDSRIPFGETFKWELPSIPKSNLITKFRFQAIHVRLKGITSDYMVQSANDVPETYRNKVKQIKEIYPHSSIVIESVYDVKSKLRKDTPLEILFKRNAERRGE, translated from the coding sequence TTGAAACAGTATTTCAAACTATTCTTATTCATTTCGGTAACCATTATCATTGGATATTATCTTTATGAAATTCAAAGGGAAGTACCAATAGAAGAAGTATTTCCTGGGAAAAATTGGGCAAAACCAATTCTTACACTTCCCGATCTTAAAGGAGTAGGTGCACCAACTGCGAAGAACTGTGGTAATTGCCATACAGAAATTTATGAAGAGTGGAAACTTTCCACACATGCAAATGCTCTGAGTGATGTCCAATTTCAATCTGAATTAGCAAAATCTAGTTCTCCCAAATGGATTTGCCTTAATTGTCATATTCCAGTCCAAAACCAAAGAGAAATGATTACCATCGCTTTACGTGGAGGGAATTATTTTAAACCAATAGAAGTCCCTAATCCTAATTTTAATCCTGAGATGAAGGAAGAAGCCATTACCTGTGCTACATGCCATGTTCGAGTTGATGAAAAATCAAATCAAAGTTATGTGATAGGAGGATCAGGTGGCACATCTCCTCCTCATCCAGTTCAAATTAATCCTGAGTTTTTAAAAAACAGATGTAATGATTGTCATAATGAAACTTATACACTGAATCAAAGTTTGGTTTGTTCCTTTCAAACTGGGACAGAACTAAAAAATAATGGTTCAGACAAGTCTTGTGTATCTTGCCACTTACCTGAGGTAAAACGATCTTTCGTAAAACATTCTCTCCATCGTCCTGTGCGAGTAGCCCACAGACATGGTTTTATCGGTGGTGGAGTTCCCAAACGTTTTGATTTGTACAAAGAACAAATTCGGCTGGGTTACAAACCAGGGCTTGTCCTTTCTGATTTTAAATGGCAAAATGGCAACATTCACTTACGATTACAAAATCAAAATGCAAACCATCATGTTACCTCAGGTGATCCAGAACGATTTTATCGTTTTGTGATAGAAGGAATCGATCAGTTTGGAAACGTAATTTACAAGAACGAATCAAAAATTGGCCAAGAATGGGAGTGGTCTCCCAAAGCAAAAAAAATCAGCGACTCACGTATCCCATTTGGTGAGACATTTAAATGGGAATTACCTTCTATCCCAAAATCAAATTTAATCACCAAGTTTCGGTTCCAAGCAATCCATGTACGTCTGAAAGGTATCACTTCTGATTATATGGTTCAATCTGCAAACGATGTCCCCGAAACCTATCGAAACAAAGTAAAACAAATTAAGGAGATATACCCTCATAGTTCCATTGTGATCGAAAGTGTTTATGATGTTAAAAGTAAATTAAGGAAAGATACACCTTTGGAAATTTTATTCAAACGAAATGCAGAACGAAGAGGAGAATAA
- the fliN gene encoding flagellar motor switch protein FliN — translation MGEGSLSQDEIDALLQGADDTFDLSSLSGASSSSSDNLSPIDRDIISDVIGSAFQVAGNTLGTILAKNTRFMNPATESSSSADIQKELGSKSVSLYSTISGSLAGRVCLVMAQENAAKIAGVMMGGMAPPGQLDNAQLQTLKDSLAPILGTVTAQIGMKLGGTMSGSPPEISLVNSGRDLQLPDDSSLVKTSLSLNIDGVGSFKVYYVIALSMANSILDIQKGGGQKQQQQSGGMNVNMQPNMGMGGGQSSVGIKGVNFPSLATAGGGPGQTNLNLLMDVQMALTVELGRTKMYIKDILGLGEGSIIELDKLAGEPVDLLVNGKLIAKGEVVVIDENFGVRVTDIVSPTDRLKGEK, via the coding sequence ATGGGTGAAGGTTCACTCTCACAAGACGAGATAGACGCATTACTACAAGGTGCGGATGATACATTCGACCTCTCTTCCTTAAGTGGCGCATCCAGTTCGTCATCGGACAACCTATCTCCTATTGACCGCGACATTATTTCTGATGTGATCGGCTCTGCATTCCAGGTGGCGGGGAACACACTTGGCACGATCTTGGCAAAAAACACTCGTTTTATGAACCCTGCCACCGAATCGAGCTCCTCTGCTGACATCCAAAAAGAGTTGGGCTCCAAGTCGGTAAGTTTATATTCTACAATTAGCGGCAGTTTGGCGGGGCGAGTTTGTCTTGTCATGGCGCAAGAAAATGCTGCAAAAATTGCAGGTGTGATGATGGGTGGAATGGCCCCTCCAGGCCAACTCGATAACGCACAACTCCAAACACTAAAAGACTCATTAGCTCCAATCCTTGGAACCGTAACAGCGCAAATTGGTATGAAACTTGGTGGAACCATGTCTGGTAGCCCACCAGAGATTTCCCTTGTGAATTCAGGGCGTGATTTACAACTTCCAGATGACAGTAGTTTGGTGAAAACATCACTCAGTTTAAACATCGATGGAGTTGGCTCTTTTAAAGTATACTATGTAATCGCATTATCGATGGCAAACTCAATCCTTGATATCCAAAAGGGTGGAGGCCAAAAACAACAACAGCAGTCTGGTGGCATGAATGTCAATATGCAACCAAACATGGGAATGGGGGGTGGACAGAGTTCCGTTGGCATTAAAGGTGTGAATTTCCCTTCTCTTGCTACGGCTGGTGGTGGACCAGGTCAAACCAATCTCAATCTTCTCATGGATGTTCAAATGGCTCTTACCGTGGAACTCGGAAGAACCAAAATGTACATCAAAGACATTTTGGGTTTAGGAGAAGGTTCCATCATCGAACTAGACAAGTTAGCTGGTGAGCCAGTGGATTTACTTGTGAACGGAAAACTCATCGCCAAAGGTGAGGTTGTGGTGATTGATGAAAACTTTGGTGTTCGTGTTACTGATATCGTTAGTCCTACCGACAGACTCAAAGGCGAAAAATGA
- the asd gene encoding archaetidylserine decarboxylase (Phosphatidylserine decarboxylase is synthesized as a single chain precursor. Generation of the pyruvoyl active site from a Ser is coupled to cleavage of a Gly-Ser bond between the larger (beta) and smaller (alpha chains). It is an integral membrane protein.), with protein METLFQNGSKFNLILGSDILSPYFYLILIASVYLSIRLGFPQIRFLFLSLKILTGNMDFKGSKGQLVHSQAFFAGIGSSLLAGSVIGTALAIAYGGIGVLFWIWVMSLFVMPIRFVSSTLAVKFRNQLPSGRYLSGPMYFIEKALRAKWLAVAFSLASLVTVLVFGGIFPFVGLTYLTKEGLSLSGLSGPISLSVILLFIVIGGVRRVGKAASILAPIGILLFLFGYISLFSNGMISFLGFLSDVTKEAFSIKALQGGGAFGVLRALSVSLSTFFLSTETAVGKSSGIAGVVRTDYAAKQGLVSMLASFFEGFIMATMVGYVLYSYGAVNLETILMFPNRILEQKDSLPVILFVVSFLCFGILSLAGWFYSGEQNAFYVFGEKFSNFFRMLFIGSTLGFAYLYVKFGVDVLSFVMHWGYVAAVITSVPLLVSLMLLGKSANLELKKYLSESGARYEIFKDIYLLFLTLLPKNLISKIFGYFSTLKLPRFMMIPILKAFAKAYKINLSEAELEIKEYASLNQFFTRALRAEARIIDSAPNAVVSPTDSKITSFGNINQSTIIQAKGIDYSVKELLGSEKFYPHFTNGKYITFYLSPQDYHRIHSPFAGQILGYYYEPGKLFPVNDLAVLNIRGLFPKNERLITFLQTEYGKIAVIKVGASNVGKIRVTYDNKIVTNNWIRFAKEHHYKDVSIMIEKGSEMGRFEMGSTVILVFENDTIDLTNIQLGDKIQYGTTVGHFKSKKTSLPVKF; from the coding sequence ATGGAAACACTCTTTCAAAACGGATCTAAGTTTAATCTCATTTTAGGATCAGACATCCTAAGCCCATATTTTTACCTCATCCTCATCGCATCAGTGTACTTAAGCATTCGATTGGGATTCCCTCAGATCCGATTCCTCTTTTTATCCCTCAAAATTCTAACTGGAAACATGGATTTTAAAGGGTCCAAAGGGCAACTTGTACATTCCCAAGCTTTTTTTGCAGGTATAGGTTCCTCGTTACTTGCAGGTTCGGTCATCGGAACTGCTCTTGCCATCGCCTACGGTGGGATTGGTGTTCTTTTTTGGATATGGGTCATGAGCCTTTTTGTGATGCCGATTCGGTTTGTTTCTTCTACCTTAGCAGTCAAATTTAGAAACCAACTTCCGAGTGGTCGTTACCTTTCAGGTCCCATGTACTTCATCGAAAAAGCCCTTCGTGCGAAGTGGCTCGCTGTTGCCTTTTCCTTGGCAAGTCTTGTGACAGTTCTTGTATTTGGGGGGATATTCCCTTTTGTTGGACTCACTTACTTAACAAAAGAAGGACTCAGTTTATCGGGATTATCGGGCCCCATTTCACTCTCTGTCATTTTATTATTCATCGTGATAGGTGGTGTTAGGCGAGTTGGAAAAGCTGCAAGTATCCTTGCACCAATCGGAATTTTATTATTTCTATTTGGATACATTTCCCTTTTTTCAAATGGGATGATTTCCTTTCTCGGGTTTTTGTCAGATGTTACCAAAGAGGCGTTTTCAATTAAGGCCTTACAGGGTGGAGGAGCATTTGGGGTATTAAGGGCTCTTTCTGTTTCCTTAAGTACTTTCTTTTTATCAACAGAAACTGCCGTTGGAAAGTCCTCAGGGATTGCTGGAGTTGTTAGAACTGACTATGCCGCCAAACAAGGATTAGTGAGTATGCTTGCATCTTTCTTTGAAGGATTTATCATGGCGACAATGGTTGGGTATGTTTTATACTCTTATGGTGCCGTGAACCTTGAAACCATTCTAATGTTCCCAAATCGAATTCTGGAACAAAAAGATTCCCTTCCAGTCATCTTGTTTGTTGTATCCTTTCTTTGTTTTGGAATTTTGAGTTTGGCTGGTTGGTTTTACAGTGGTGAACAGAACGCCTTTTATGTGTTTGGTGAAAAGTTTTCAAACTTCTTTAGAATGTTATTCATTGGGTCAACACTTGGTTTTGCATATTTATATGTAAAGTTTGGAGTAGATGTTTTATCCTTTGTAATGCATTGGGGGTATGTGGCAGCTGTCATCACAAGTGTTCCACTGCTAGTGTCTCTCATGTTACTTGGCAAATCTGCTAATCTGGAACTCAAAAAATACCTCTCTGAATCAGGGGCAAGGTATGAAATTTTCAAAGATATTTATTTACTCTTTTTAACCTTACTTCCTAAAAACCTAATCTCCAAAATTTTTGGGTATTTTTCGACTCTCAAACTGCCAAGATTTATGATGATCCCGATCCTAAAGGCATTTGCAAAAGCCTATAAGATCAATTTAAGTGAAGCGGAACTGGAAATCAAAGAGTATGCTTCCCTCAATCAGTTTTTCACTCGTGCTCTTCGTGCCGAAGCCCGTATCATTGACTCTGCACCCAATGCAGTTGTTTCTCCAACAGATTCAAAAATCACAAGTTTCGGAAATATCAACCAATCTACCATCATCCAAGCAAAAGGAATTGATTATTCCGTAAAAGAGTTGTTAGGTTCTGAGAAGTTTTACCCACATTTTACGAACGGTAAATACATTACCTTTTATCTTTCCCCGCAAGATTATCATAGAATCCACAGCCCATTTGCTGGACAAATTTTAGGATATTATTATGAACCAGGAAAATTATTCCCTGTAAACGACTTAGCAGTTCTCAATATCCGAGGTCTTTTTCCAAAAAATGAAAGGTTAATCACCTTCTTACAAACCGAATACGGGAAAATTGCCGTGATCAAAGTAGGGGCATCCAATGTGGGTAAAATCCGAGTCACTTACGACAATAAAATTGTGACCAATAATTGGATTCGTTTTGCCAAGGAACACCACTACAAAGACGTCTCCATCATGATTGAGAAAGGTTCCGAGATGGGTCGTTTTGAAATGGGTTCCACTGTGATCTTAGTGTTCGAAAACGATACGATTGATTTGACAAACATCCAACTCGGAGATAAAATCCAATACGGAACTACTGTCGGACATTTTAAATCCAAAAAAACAAGCCTACCGGTCAAATTCTAA
- a CDS encoding arsenate reductase family protein, which yields MNLQIFGTKKCKDSKKAQLFFQERRIPFQFINLQEKEMSKGELRSILGSVSLDDLIDTESKVYEDKNLKYMLYDKEEALLTNPLLFKTPIVRDGKKATIGFVPDVWKQWLNDSKK from the coding sequence ATGAACCTCCAGATCTTCGGCACAAAAAAATGCAAAGATTCTAAAAAGGCACAACTCTTCTTTCAGGAGAGACGTATTCCTTTTCAATTTATCAACTTACAAGAAAAAGAAATGAGCAAAGGGGAACTCAGATCCATACTTGGAAGTGTCAGTTTAGATGATTTGATTGATACCGAATCTAAAGTTTATGAAGACAAAAACTTAAAATACATGTTATACGATAAGGAAGAGGCTTTATTAACAAATCCCCTTCTTTTTAAAACACCTATTGTTAGAGATGGTAAAAAAGCAACGATTGGATTTGTACCTGATGTTTGGAAACAGTGGTTGAACGATTCCAAAAAATAA
- a CDS encoding OmpA family protein — translation MHLHKINKVLICILLTYTVQYLTLPFPDLLAEEGVIFENPYKKTEKQTDVTQFTIYFTKKSHLIPKQDQVRLQSVADFLYRNRNFEILISAHAVEGKTNKENVLISEKRSLEVERFLLIHSVEPNQIRRLFYGNSKSPNLTKEHEALNRRVEILLQPIG, via the coding sequence ATGCATCTTCATAAAATCAACAAAGTACTAATTTGCATTTTGTTAACTTACACTGTTCAATACTTAACGTTGCCATTTCCAGATTTATTAGCAGAAGAAGGTGTCATTTTCGAAAATCCATATAAAAAAACTGAAAAACAAACAGATGTTACTCAGTTCACTATCTATTTTACTAAAAAATCTCATCTGATTCCTAAACAAGACCAAGTTCGATTGCAATCAGTTGCAGATTTTTTATACAGAAATCGAAACTTTGAGATTTTGATCAGTGCGCATGCAGTGGAAGGAAAAACAAACAAAGAGAATGTTTTGATCAGCGAAAAACGATCATTAGAAGTGGAACGTTTTTTACTCATCCACTCTGTAGAACCGAACCAAATTAGGCGACTTTTCTATGGAAACTCCAAATCTCCAAACCTAACAAAAGAACACGAAGCTCTTAATCGAAGAGTAGAGATCTTACTCCAACCTATTGGTTAA
- a CDS encoding sulfurtransferase, whose product MKIQKTYGIYLFAISLFWALWLQLTAGPSNPHPKAKVETWFLRANETLTLPEFKTIDTRSFPSRVKEKLPNSIVLNWEDLSQKETPNRGKLLETKTLHKKLSSLGLESSDIIIVLGDGKNGWGEEGRIVWSLREVGYPKTFWFDGDVSNFKEVINQRKDKMVSQDKTNQFLLLAQKEIQFHTDITKDQITKQLSQGSYQILDTREPREFSGSTPYGEFRGGHIPGAKSFFYQNLFDDHAKIKTKEEVENTLTQLGITKSKPIIAYCTGGVRSAFVVGILRSYGYNAYNYSGSMWEWSSYKDLPLEK is encoded by the coding sequence ATGAAAATCCAGAAAACGTATGGAATTTATCTCTTTGCCATTTCTTTATTTTGGGCCCTTTGGTTACAATTAACGGCAGGTCCATCCAATCCTCATCCCAAAGCCAAGGTGGAAACTTGGTTCCTGAGAGCGAACGAGACCCTAACGCTACCCGAATTCAAAACAATTGACACTAGGTCTTTTCCTTCTCGGGTAAAAGAAAAATTGCCAAATTCAATTGTCCTTAACTGGGAAGACTTATCACAGAAGGAAACCCCAAATCGCGGAAAATTACTCGAGACAAAAACCCTACATAAAAAACTTTCTAGTTTAGGATTGGAATCATCGGACATCATCATCGTGTTAGGTGATGGAAAAAATGGATGGGGAGAAGAAGGTAGGATTGTTTGGAGTTTACGAGAAGTTGGATATCCAAAGACGTTTTGGTTTGATGGAGACGTGTCTAATTTCAAAGAAGTTATAAATCAAAGAAAAGATAAAATGGTTTCCCAAGATAAAACGAATCAGTTTTTACTATTAGCACAAAAAGAAATCCAATTCCATACAGATATCACAAAGGATCAAATCACCAAACAATTAAGCCAAGGGTCTTACCAAATTTTGGATACAAGAGAACCGAGAGAATTTTCTGGATCTACACCTTATGGAGAATTCAGAGGAGGCCATATCCCAGGCGCAAAATCATTTTTTTATCAAAATTTATTTGATGACCATGCCAAAATCAAAACAAAAGAGGAAGTGGAAAACACACTGACACAGTTAGGTATTACAAAGTCAAAACCAATCATTGCCTATTGTACAGGTGGTGTAAGATCTGCATTTGTTGTTGGTATCTTACGATCTTATGGTTATAACGCATATAATTATTCAGGTTCAATGTGGGAATGGTCTTCCTACAAAGACTTACCGTTGGAAAAATAA
- a CDS encoding LIC_11366 family protein, translated as MSRCIVILSFPVFLFSFLTSGGLTAEPSGIEVGMRYGAGERIPGRFDGDLRQFSSTFNPLVFSDVNLKGGKTTNLYEGFIRFLLDSRNRVGFYIGRNDWQILQLTEVTSDLYYTKLNSEIYSYHVLGMYHFSMPISRNFEWENGVGMGFASADWNIRGYSIGEPLPNTQYFNQRGRLRGSGLVYRVETAINRRLYENTFFQIGIGYHHIAIDKFSGNYNGETSSFYIRADGRVGVIDDTRIIDATVSTAQTFRRLDMNTGAWTLYFSAFQRFLD; from the coding sequence ATGTCAAGATGTATTGTAATCCTTTCGTTTCCCGTTTTTCTATTTTCCTTTCTGACAAGTGGGGGTCTTACTGCAGAACCTTCTGGAATCGAAGTGGGGATGCGTTATGGTGCAGGCGAAAGAATTCCTGGAAGGTTTGATGGTGACTTAAGGCAATTTTCTTCCACGTTTAACCCTCTTGTTTTTTCCGATGTAAACCTCAAAGGTGGAAAAACAACCAACCTATACGAAGGATTTATACGATTTTTATTAGATTCGAGAAATCGAGTTGGTTTTTATATCGGCAGGAATGATTGGCAAATCCTACAACTAACTGAAGTTACAAGTGATTTATACTACACAAAATTAAATTCCGAAATTTATTCCTATCATGTCCTTGGGATGTATCATTTTTCAATGCCAATCTCGCGAAATTTTGAGTGGGAAAATGGAGTGGGAATGGGTTTTGCTTCTGCAGATTGGAATATTCGAGGGTATTCCATTGGAGAACCACTACCCAATACACAGTATTTTAACCAAAGAGGTAGGCTTAGAGGGAGCGGACTTGTTTACCGTGTGGAAACTGCCATCAATCGCAGGTTATACGAAAATACTTTTTTCCAAATAGGAATTGGATACCATCACATCGCTATTGATAAATTTAGTGGGAATTATAACGGAGAAACATCAAGTTTTTACATTCGGGCAGACGGTCGAGTGGGTGTCATTGATGATACAAGAATTATCGATGCGACTGTGAGCACTGCACAAACATTTCGGAGGTTAGATATGAACACAGGTGCATGGACATTGTATTTTTCAGCCTTCCAAAGGTTTTTGGATTGA